One window of the Rhipicephalus microplus isolate Deutch F79 chromosome 2, USDA_Rmic, whole genome shotgun sequence genome contains the following:
- the LOC142786785 gene encoding uncharacterized protein LOC142786785 isoform X2, with product MQESLEWSEVPITPDKGSYLFEGLQCGSTYSLSVLSFNRNGRSEPEELLQVKTEGTAPQAPSPKAAILPNVTSLGLVLAAWRDGGCPISHFLVQYRPRDELDWTLLSSRVLPDREVVTLGDLAPGTWYQVLVVAYNSAGSTKAEYTVATLTLAGNPLEPDKISEAGRDSASPRYRSLSIIVPICCSIIVLMAVTVAIMVLVCRRRSSGTPPSAISTYEGVRMCEDLKMDSLIMSELEKPHGGCGGGDAGSREYYPSPYASSKLPDISRRGSEGDDGDEPCPRAMAAAGVSMSPYASARMVEHTYDVPQHPRDGTKLHAFKSEHKHSSCNDKLQNHIEMCKKEQYYQRLAGKGRPSAYGYSGCQEPPNHSSGTAYRWSEPGESDRPDRWCLSERDLHLSAFHTPCTGGNLPEFIEISDTECDRDLERLEQEMNYRSSLQRHSLYASVQ from the exons ATGCAGGAGAGTCTTGAGTGGAGCGAGGTTCCTATAACTCCCGACAAGGGGAGCTACCTGTTTGAAGGTCTCCAATGCGGTAGCACCTATTCACTGTCTGTGCTCAGCTTCAACCGCAACGGACGTAGCGAGCCCGAAGAGCTGCTGCAAGTCAAAACAGAGGGAACAG CCCCCCAGGCTCCCTCGCCAAAGGCGGCAATACTCCCCAACGTGACCAGCCTTGGCCTCGTGCTAGCCGCCTGGCGTGATGGTGGCTGCCCTATTAGCCACTTCCTGGTTCAGTACCGGCCCCGTGACGAATTGGACTGGACGCTGCTGTCGTCGCGTGTACTTCCTGACCGAGAAGTGGTGACCCTCGGTGACTTGGCGCCTGGAACCTGGTACCAGGTTCTCGTGGTCGCCTATAACAGCGCAGGCTCCACAAAGGCAGAGTACACTGTCGCCACGCTGACCCTCGCAGGAA ATCCTTTGGAGCCGGATAAAATATCTGAGGCTGGACGGGACAGTGCTAGCCCACGGTATCGAAGCTTATCTATCATCGTGCCTATTTGCTGCTCCATCATTGTCCTGATGGCCGTCACTGTGGCCATTATGGTGCTCGTTTGCCGGAGAAGATCTTCCGGGACCCCACCATCAGCCATCAGCACTTATGAAG GTGTGCGCATGTGCGAGGACCTGAAAATGGACTCGCTCATCATGTCTGAGCTAGAAAAGCCCCATGGAGGCTGTGGTGGTGGAGATGCTGGCAGCCGCGAGTACTACCCTTCACCGTACGCGTCGTCAAAGCTGCCCGACATCTCTCGACGTGGCAGCGAAGGCGACGACGGCGATGAGCCTTGTCCTCGCGCCATGGCCGCGGCTGGAGTCTCCATGTCTCCCTACGCATCGGCTAGGATGGTAGAACACACCTACGACGTGCCGCAGCACCCGCGGGATGGCACG aaATTACATGCATTTAAAAGTGAGCATAAGCACTCTTCATGTAACGACAAGCTCCAAAACCACATAG aaATGTGCAAAAAGGAGCAATACTATCAGCGGCTCGCTGGTAAAGGACGCCCGTCGGCGTATGGTTATAGCGGCTGTCAAGAACCTCCCAATCACTCGTCGGGCACCGCTTATCGCTGGTCCGAGCCCGGCGAGTCCGACCGGCCGGACAG GTGGTGTTTAAGTGAACGGGACTTGCACTTGAGCGCATTTCACACGCCTTGTACTGGAGGAAATTTGCCGGAGTTTATTGAAATATCGGACACAGAGTGCGACAGGGACCTGGAGCGACTTGAGCAGG AGATGAATTATCGTTCGTCGCTCCAACGGCACAGCTTGTACGCATCTGTCCAATAG
- the LOC142786785 gene encoding cell adhesion molecule Dscam2-like isoform X3: MQESLEWSEVPITPDKGSYLFEGLQCGSTYSLSVLSFNRNGRSEPEELLQVKTEGTAPQAPSPKAAILPNVTSLGLVLAAWRDGGCPISHFLVQYRPRDELDWTLLSSRVLPDREVVTLGDLAPGTWYQVLVVAYNSAGSTKAEYTVATLTLAGNPLEPDKISEAGRDSASPRYRSLSIIVPICCSIIVLMAVTVAIMVLVCRRRSSGTPPSAISTYEGVRMCEDLKMDSLIMSELEKPHGGCGGGDAGSREYYPSPYASSKLPDISRRGSEGDDGDEPCPRAMAAAGVSMSPYASARMVEHTYDVPQHPRDGTKLHAFKSEHKHSSCNDKLQNHIEMCKKEQYYQRLAGKGRPSAYGYSGCQEPPNHSSGTAYRWSEPGESDRPDR, from the exons ATGCAGGAGAGTCTTGAGTGGAGCGAGGTTCCTATAACTCCCGACAAGGGGAGCTACCTGTTTGAAGGTCTCCAATGCGGTAGCACCTATTCACTGTCTGTGCTCAGCTTCAACCGCAACGGACGTAGCGAGCCCGAAGAGCTGCTGCAAGTCAAAACAGAGGGAACAG CCCCCCAGGCTCCCTCGCCAAAGGCGGCAATACTCCCCAACGTGACCAGCCTTGGCCTCGTGCTAGCCGCCTGGCGTGATGGTGGCTGCCCTATTAGCCACTTCCTGGTTCAGTACCGGCCCCGTGACGAATTGGACTGGACGCTGCTGTCGTCGCGTGTACTTCCTGACCGAGAAGTGGTGACCCTCGGTGACTTGGCGCCTGGAACCTGGTACCAGGTTCTCGTGGTCGCCTATAACAGCGCAGGCTCCACAAAGGCAGAGTACACTGTCGCCACGCTGACCCTCGCAGGAA ATCCTTTGGAGCCGGATAAAATATCTGAGGCTGGACGGGACAGTGCTAGCCCACGGTATCGAAGCTTATCTATCATCGTGCCTATTTGCTGCTCCATCATTGTCCTGATGGCCGTCACTGTGGCCATTATGGTGCTCGTTTGCCGGAGAAGATCTTCCGGGACCCCACCATCAGCCATCAGCACTTATGAAG GTGTGCGCATGTGCGAGGACCTGAAAATGGACTCGCTCATCATGTCTGAGCTAGAAAAGCCCCATGGAGGCTGTGGTGGTGGAGATGCTGGCAGCCGCGAGTACTACCCTTCACCGTACGCGTCGTCAAAGCTGCCCGACATCTCTCGACGTGGCAGCGAAGGCGACGACGGCGATGAGCCTTGTCCTCGCGCCATGGCCGCGGCTGGAGTCTCCATGTCTCCCTACGCATCGGCTAGGATGGTAGAACACACCTACGACGTGCCGCAGCACCCGCGGGATGGCACG aaATTACATGCATTTAAAAGTGAGCATAAGCACTCTTCATGTAACGACAAGCTCCAAAACCACATAG aaATGTGCAAAAAGGAGCAATACTATCAGCGGCTCGCTGGTAAAGGACGCCCGTCGGCGTATGGTTATAGCGGCTGTCAAGAACCTCCCAATCACTCGTCGGGCACCGCTTATCGCTGGTCCGAGCCCGGCGAGTCCGACCGGCCGGACAGGTAA
- the LOC142786785 gene encoding uncharacterized protein LOC142786785 isoform X1, whose translation MQESLEWSEVPITPDKGSYLFEGLQCGSTYSLSVLSFNRNGRSEPEELLQVKTEGTAPQAPSPKAAILPNVTSLGLVLAAWRDGGCPISHFLVQYRPRDELDWTLLSSRVLPDREVVTLGDLAPGTWYQVLVVAYNSAGSTKAEYTVATLTLAGNPLEPDKISEAGRDSASPRYRSLSIIVPICCSIIVLMAVTVAIMVLVCRRRSSGTPPSAISTYEGVRMCEDLKMDSLIMSELEKPHGGCGGGDAGSREYYPSPYASSKLPDISRRGSEGDDGDEPCPRAMAAAGVSMSPYASARMVEHTYDVPQHPRDGTKLHAFKSEHKHSSCNDKLQNHIEMCKKEQYYQRLAGKGRPSAYGYSGCQEPPNHSSGTAYRWSEPGESDRPDRWCLSERDLHLSAFHTPCTGGNLPEFIEISDTECDRDLERLEQAEMNYRSSLQRHSLYASVQ comes from the exons ATGCAGGAGAGTCTTGAGTGGAGCGAGGTTCCTATAACTCCCGACAAGGGGAGCTACCTGTTTGAAGGTCTCCAATGCGGTAGCACCTATTCACTGTCTGTGCTCAGCTTCAACCGCAACGGACGTAGCGAGCCCGAAGAGCTGCTGCAAGTCAAAACAGAGGGAACAG CCCCCCAGGCTCCCTCGCCAAAGGCGGCAATACTCCCCAACGTGACCAGCCTTGGCCTCGTGCTAGCCGCCTGGCGTGATGGTGGCTGCCCTATTAGCCACTTCCTGGTTCAGTACCGGCCCCGTGACGAATTGGACTGGACGCTGCTGTCGTCGCGTGTACTTCCTGACCGAGAAGTGGTGACCCTCGGTGACTTGGCGCCTGGAACCTGGTACCAGGTTCTCGTGGTCGCCTATAACAGCGCAGGCTCCACAAAGGCAGAGTACACTGTCGCCACGCTGACCCTCGCAGGAA ATCCTTTGGAGCCGGATAAAATATCTGAGGCTGGACGGGACAGTGCTAGCCCACGGTATCGAAGCTTATCTATCATCGTGCCTATTTGCTGCTCCATCATTGTCCTGATGGCCGTCACTGTGGCCATTATGGTGCTCGTTTGCCGGAGAAGATCTTCCGGGACCCCACCATCAGCCATCAGCACTTATGAAG GTGTGCGCATGTGCGAGGACCTGAAAATGGACTCGCTCATCATGTCTGAGCTAGAAAAGCCCCATGGAGGCTGTGGTGGTGGAGATGCTGGCAGCCGCGAGTACTACCCTTCACCGTACGCGTCGTCAAAGCTGCCCGACATCTCTCGACGTGGCAGCGAAGGCGACGACGGCGATGAGCCTTGTCCTCGCGCCATGGCCGCGGCTGGAGTCTCCATGTCTCCCTACGCATCGGCTAGGATGGTAGAACACACCTACGACGTGCCGCAGCACCCGCGGGATGGCACG aaATTACATGCATTTAAAAGTGAGCATAAGCACTCTTCATGTAACGACAAGCTCCAAAACCACATAG aaATGTGCAAAAAGGAGCAATACTATCAGCGGCTCGCTGGTAAAGGACGCCCGTCGGCGTATGGTTATAGCGGCTGTCAAGAACCTCCCAATCACTCGTCGGGCACCGCTTATCGCTGGTCCGAGCCCGGCGAGTCCGACCGGCCGGACAG GTGGTGTTTAAGTGAACGGGACTTGCACTTGAGCGCATTTCACACGCCTTGTACTGGAGGAAATTTGCCGGAGTTTATTGAAATATCGGACACAGAGTGCGACAGGGACCTGGAGCGACTTGAGCAGG CAGAGATGAATTATCGTTCGTCGCTCCAACGGCACAGCTTGTACGCATCTGTCCAATAG